From one Halothece sp. PCC 7418 genomic stretch:
- the purS gene encoding phosphoribosylformylglycinamidine synthase subunit PurS — MRWFEKKTVSQQTYKAQIYVTLRPSVLDPAGTAVASGLQQHGYTGVESVRIGKYIELTVTTENEELARQQVDQMCDQLLANPVIENYSFELKQLATTVGG, encoded by the coding sequence ATGCGGTGGTTCGAGAAAAAAACAGTGAGTCAACAAACCTATAAAGCCCAAATCTATGTTACCTTACGTCCGTCTGTGCTTGATCCAGCAGGAACAGCAGTTGCTTCGGGTTTGCAGCAACATGGCTATACGGGGGTAGAATCTGTGAGAATTGGAAAATATATTGAGTTAACGGTGACAACCGAAAATGAGGAATTAGCCCGACAACAAGTGGATCAGATGTGTGATCAGTTATTGGCAAATCCCGTCATTGAAAATTATTCCTTTGAGTTGAAACAGTTGGCAACAACGGTGGGAGGATAA
- a CDS encoding beta-lactamase hydrolase domain-containing protein, which produces MKILVSEMVIFDKIAKILLVSYKNKVNMNNIITLSSEFAIAGQITPEQLQSAKEAGYQAVVNLRMPGEQGFIDNQNAAQDAGLHYAHIPVSPSEIGNVADHVVNQLDELPKPALVHCGSALRAGVMVLAYMGARQGKSAETVLEEARQAGFTMIDSKPPLKQFIQDYIAQNS; this is translated from the coding sequence ATGAAAATTCTAGTGAGTGAGATGGTGATTTTTGACAAAATTGCTAAGATTTTACTGGTTAGTTATAAAAATAAAGTAAACATGAATAACATTATTACTTTGTCTTCAGAATTTGCGATCGCGGGACAAATTACTCCCGAACAACTCCAAAGTGCGAAAGAAGCTGGATATCAAGCCGTGGTTAACCTACGGATGCCAGGAGAACAAGGATTTATTGATAATCAAAACGCAGCCCAAGATGCAGGGTTACACTATGCCCATATTCCCGTTTCTCCAAGTGAAATCGGCAACGTAGCGGATCATGTAGTGAATCAATTGGATGAACTCCCAAAACCCGCCTTAGTTCATTGTGGCAGTGCGCTCCGTGCAGGTGTCATGGTCTTAGCGTATATGGGCGCTCGTCAAGGAAAAAGTGCAGAAACCGTATTAGAAGAAGCCCGACAAGCAGGATTTACAATGATTGATAGTAAGCCACCTCTAAAACAGTTTATTCAAGACTATATTGCTCAAAACAGCTAA
- the purQ gene encoding phosphoribosylformylglycinamidine synthase subunit PurQ, giving the protein MKFGVVVFPGSNCDRDVAYVTQDLLKQPTRLVWHQETDIADLDVMILPGGFSYGDYLRCGAIAQFSPIMKAVQDHAAKGKLVLGICNGFQILTEVGLLPGALIRNRDLHFICDRVPLKIETARSLWTQNYSEKSVITLPIAHGEGRYFAEADTLKSLEENGQVLFRYCNAQGEITDASNPNGSLNNIAGITNKSGNVLGMMPHPERASDAILGSTDGFNLFQGLLQATVRV; this is encoded by the coding sequence ATGAAGTTTGGCGTTGTTGTCTTTCCAGGATCAAACTGCGATCGCGATGTCGCTTATGTGACACAAGATTTATTAAAGCAACCGACAAGACTGGTGTGGCATCAGGAAACCGACATTGCTGATCTTGATGTGATGATTCTTCCAGGTGGGTTTAGTTATGGCGATTATTTACGTTGTGGCGCGATCGCGCAATTTTCTCCCATCATGAAAGCCGTCCAAGATCATGCTGCAAAAGGAAAACTCGTTTTAGGCATTTGTAATGGCTTTCAAATTTTGACAGAAGTGGGCTTGCTGCCTGGGGCCTTGATTCGCAATCGAGACCTCCATTTTATCTGCGATCGCGTGCCGTTAAAAATCGAAACTGCGCGATCGCTTTGGACACAAAACTATTCTGAAAAAAGTGTGATCACCCTGCCCATCGCCCACGGAGAAGGGCGATATTTTGCCGAAGCCGATACCTTAAAATCATTAGAAGAGAATGGACAAGTGTTATTCCGTTACTGCAATGCTCAGGGAGAAATCACAGACGCAAGTAACCCCAACGGTTCATTAAATAATATTGCAGGAATTACCAATAAAAGCGGGAATGTGTTAGGAATGATGCCTCACCCTGAACGCGCTTCTGATGCAATTTTAGGCTCAACTGATGGCTTCAACTTATTTCAAGGCTTATTGCAAGCAACGGTGAGGGTTTAA
- the sppA gene encoding signal peptide peptidase SppA, with amino-acid sequence MVWLIGKRRRKKIARIEITGAIASETRQRVLKALKTVEEQKWKALLLRIDSPGGTVGDSQEIYSALRKLQDKMKIVASFGNISASGGVYVGMGAEKIVANPGTITGSIGVILRGNNLERLLDKVGVSFKVIKSGPYKDILSFDRELTDEEKHILQALIDTSYHQFVRTVAEARSLSLETVQSFADGRIFTGEQAQELGVVDRLGSEEDARRWLAELVDLDPDKTKCVTIGENKSPLQRFLPGQNQSDTNLTWKTATDWLEFELATNGQPLWLYRP; translated from the coding sequence ATGGTTTGGTTGATTGGGAAACGACGAAGGAAAAAAATTGCTCGGATTGAAATTACAGGCGCGATCGCGTCAGAAACGCGCCAACGAGTCCTGAAAGCCCTCAAAACAGTAGAAGAACAAAAATGGAAAGCCCTGCTGTTACGCATCGACTCTCCAGGGGGAACAGTGGGAGATTCACAAGAAATTTACAGTGCTCTGAGAAAATTACAAGACAAGATGAAAATTGTCGCCAGCTTTGGTAATATCTCAGCGTCTGGAGGGGTGTATGTGGGGATGGGGGCGGAAAAAATAGTCGCTAACCCAGGCACGATCACGGGGAGTATTGGTGTTATTCTCCGTGGGAACAATTTAGAACGACTCCTCGACAAAGTAGGGGTCTCCTTTAAGGTGATTAAATCAGGCCCCTATAAAGATATTTTGTCTTTTGATCGAGAACTCACGGACGAGGAAAAACATATTTTGCAAGCTCTCATTGATACCAGCTATCATCAGTTTGTCCGCACTGTTGCGGAAGCTCGCAGCCTCAGCTTAGAAACGGTACAAAGTTTTGCTGATGGACGCATTTTTACGGGCGAACAAGCTCAAGAATTAGGGGTAGTTGATCGTTTGGGGAGTGAAGAAGACGCAAGACGTTGGCTTGCTGAATTGGTTGATTTAGATCCAGATAAGACGAAATGTGTCACCATTGGAGAAAATAAATCTCCCCTACAACGATTTTTACCAGGTCAGAATCAAAGTGATACAAATCTTACCTGGAAAACGGCAACAGATTGGCTAGAATTTGAACTAGCAACCAACGGACAACCGTTATGGCTTTATCGCCCTTAA
- the glmU gene encoding bifunctional UDP-N-acetylglucosamine diphosphorylase/glucosamine-1-phosphate N-acetyltransferase GlmU: MVAVAVLAAGRGTRMKSSLPKVLHPLGGKSMLERVLDSCALIEPSRYLVIVGYAAEEVKTSLKHWDHVEFVLQEQQLGTGHAVQQLLPALKGSDEDVLILNGDVPLLRQETLQQLLDTHQTNQNAATLLTAQLENPQGYGRVFCDDKNQVQEIIEDRDCTPEQKRNQRINAGVYCLNWQKLAEILPHLSAENDQKEYYLTDVFTSLSPVMAMDVADVKEISGINHRKHLADAYTTLQQRIKDKWLMAGVTLIDPDSITIDETVELSPDVTIEPQTHLRGNTVIASGCRIGPGSMIENSQLGEQVTVFYSVLTDSTVEAGTRIGPYAHLRGQARVGSGCRVGNFVEMKNTQLGEGCNVAHLSYLGDATLGTKVNVGAGTITANYDGVHKHQTHIGNYSKTGSNTVLVAPVRLGDEVTVAAGSVVTEDVPTDALVIARSRQVVKPGWRLNSDE, encoded by the coding sequence ATGGTCGCAGTCGCAGTTTTAGCAGCGGGACGGGGCACCCGCATGAAATCCAGTCTTCCCAAAGTGTTACATCCTTTAGGGGGAAAGTCGATGCTAGAGAGAGTGTTAGACAGTTGTGCCTTAATCGAACCCTCGCGGTATTTGGTGATTGTTGGCTACGCAGCAGAAGAAGTGAAGACAAGTCTCAAGCATTGGGATCATGTCGAATTTGTTTTACAAGAACAGCAATTGGGGACAGGTCACGCCGTTCAACAGCTACTTCCCGCATTAAAAGGAAGTGATGAGGATGTCTTGATTCTCAACGGCGATGTGCCTCTTTTACGTCAGGAAACGCTGCAGCAACTACTAGACACCCATCAAACGAATCAGAATGCTGCGACCTTACTGACAGCACAACTGGAAAATCCCCAAGGCTATGGACGAGTGTTCTGCGATGACAAAAATCAAGTTCAAGAAATTATCGAAGATCGCGACTGTACCCCAGAACAAAAACGCAATCAACGAATTAATGCGGGGGTGTATTGTTTGAATTGGCAAAAGTTAGCAGAGATCTTACCCCATCTCTCGGCGGAAAATGACCAGAAAGAGTATTATCTGACAGATGTGTTTACGTCTTTGTCACCCGTGATGGCGATGGACGTGGCGGATGTGAAAGAAATTAGCGGGATTAATCATCGCAAACATCTTGCGGATGCTTACACGACTTTACAACAACGGATTAAAGATAAGTGGTTGATGGCGGGGGTCACTTTAATTGACCCTGATAGCATTACCATTGACGAAACAGTAGAGTTATCTCCTGATGTGACCATTGAACCGCAAACCCATCTCCGAGGGAACACCGTCATTGCTTCTGGTTGTCGAATTGGTCCAGGCAGTATGATTGAAAATAGCCAATTGGGAGAACAGGTCACGGTTTTCTATTCTGTTTTAACTGATAGTACCGTCGAAGCGGGAACTCGCATTGGCCCCTATGCCCATCTGCGGGGACAAGCCAGAGTGGGGTCAGGCTGTCGGGTGGGGAATTTTGTAGAAATGAAGAATACCCAACTCGGAGAAGGCTGCAATGTGGCGCATTTATCTTATCTTGGGGATGCGACCTTGGGTACAAAGGTCAATGTTGGTGCTGGAACGATTACAGCAAATTATGATGGAGTGCATAAACATCAAACTCACATTGGAAATTATTCTAAAACTGGATCGAATACTGTTCTGGTTGCACCCGTGAGACTGGGAGATGAAGTGACTGTTGCTGCGGGATCGGTCGTAACAGAAGATGTTCCTACCGATGCGCTGGTCATTGCGCGATCGCGCCAAGTGGTCAAACCAGGCTGGCGATTAAACAGTGACGAGTAA
- a CDS encoding radical SAM protein — MSVFSQERLLFTPASPDSDALPIIYAFPNTYTIGITSLGYQVIWSTFAQREDVAVSRVFTDLHESLPRNPELFGFSVSWELDYINILNLLESFAIPLHSEERTDEHPLIFGGGPVLTANPEPFAAFFDLILLGDGEDLLPNLITTAQKVRGETRATKLRAFAEVPGIYVPSLYEVSYDSPEGNINNISPLDSTIPETVEKQTYRGNTLSASTVVTENSAWENIYMVEVVRSCPEMCRFCLASYLTLPFRKASLEGSLIPAIEAGLKVTNRLGLLGASVTQHPEFENLLNYLSRPDYDDVRLSVSSVRTNTVTEKFAQILASRDAKSLTIAVESGSEKVREVINKKLQNEEIIQAAINAQAGGLKALKLYGMVGIPGESEADIDATVEMMSAIKKVAPKLKLTLGCSTFVPKSHTPFQWFGVNKDSKKRLNSLQKKLRSRGIDFRPESYNWSVIQALISRGDRRLTPLLELTREYGDSVGSYKRAFKELKGQLPPLEYYVHQDWKTDQILPWSHLKGPLPQATLEKHLTEAMSHV, encoded by the coding sequence GTGAGTGTCTTTTCCCAAGAACGTCTCTTATTTACCCCTGCTTCCCCTGATAGTGATGCGTTACCGATTATTTACGCTTTTCCTAATACGTACACCATCGGGATTACCAGTTTAGGCTATCAAGTCATCTGGTCAACATTCGCCCAGCGCGAAGATGTTGCGGTGAGTCGGGTTTTTACAGATCTTCATGAATCTTTACCCCGTAATCCCGAATTGTTTGGCTTTTCGGTTTCTTGGGAATTAGACTACATTAATATTCTCAATCTTTTAGAATCGTTTGCTATTCCCCTACACAGTGAAGAAAGAACTGATGAACATCCACTTATTTTCGGTGGGGGACCGGTTTTAACCGCAAATCCAGAACCGTTTGCTGCTTTTTTTGACCTCATTTTATTGGGAGACGGTGAAGATTTACTACCAAATTTAATTACAACCGCACAAAAAGTTAGAGGAGAAACTCGCGCTACAAAATTAAGAGCATTTGCTGAAGTTCCGGGGATTTATGTTCCGAGTTTATATGAAGTGTCTTACGATTCTCCAGAGGGAAATATTAATAACATTTCTCCCCTAGATTCTACGATTCCAGAAACCGTTGAAAAACAAACCTATCGCGGAAATACACTATCAGCTTCTACTGTTGTTACAGAAAATTCTGCTTGGGAAAATATTTATATGGTGGAAGTGGTACGGAGTTGTCCCGAAATGTGTCGCTTTTGTTTAGCGAGTTATCTTACTTTACCATTCCGAAAAGCGAGTTTAGAAGGTTCACTGATTCCAGCGATTGAAGCGGGTTTAAAAGTAACGAATCGCTTAGGATTACTCGGGGCTTCAGTGACCCAACATCCTGAGTTTGAGAACTTATTAAACTATTTATCTCGTCCCGATTATGATGATGTCCGTTTAAGCGTTTCCTCGGTACGGACGAATACAGTAACAGAAAAGTTTGCTCAAATTTTAGCCAGTCGCGATGCAAAATCATTGACAATTGCAGTTGAAAGTGGTTCGGAAAAAGTTCGTGAAGTGATTAATAAAAAACTGCAAAATGAAGAAATTATTCAAGCTGCAATTAACGCCCAAGCAGGGGGATTAAAAGCCCTAAAACTTTATGGAATGGTCGGAATTCCTGGGGAAAGTGAAGCTGATATTGATGCAACTGTAGAGATGATGTCAGCAATTAAAAAAGTAGCACCCAAGTTAAAATTAACCCTCGGGTGTTCGACATTTGTTCCGAAATCTCACACGCCATTTCAATGGTTTGGGGTGAATAAAGATAGCAAAAAACGGCTTAATTCCTTACAGAAAAAGCTACGATCGCGCGGGATAGATTTTCGACCCGAAAGTTATAATTGGTCGGTCATTCAAGCTCTGATTTCTCGTGGTGATAGAAGACTGACCCCGTTACTTGAACTCACCCGCGAATACGGTGATTCTGTTGGTAGTTATAAACGCGCCTTTAAGGAACTCAAAGGACAACTTCCCCCTCTAGAATACTATGTGCATCAAGACTGGAAAACGGATCAAATTCTTCCTTGGTCGCACTTAAAAGGACCCCTTCCCCAAGCAACCTTAGAAAAACATTTAACAGAAGCAATGAGCCATGTCTAG
- a CDS encoding MBL fold metallo-hydrolase yields the protein MKPQKKVCHSWFATRRITDELLCINEIYYWEWNRANIWFIKGETQDLLIDTGLGVASLRQHLASLIDKPLLAVASHVHFDHAGGLHEFEDRAIHEAEAKALCSGDKIATLTDPSLHWILDEHFTELPYSGFTASQYTFRGVEATQVLENGDVIDLGNRAFEVLHLPGHSPGAIALYDPIKKELFSGDVVYDGELLDQLPGSDPTIYQETYRRLQKVAVEAVFPGHYRSFGKDRLQELIADYLEAKRQPGCPHEFKDQST from the coding sequence ATGAAACCTCAAAAAAAAGTTTGTCACTCTTGGTTTGCCACCCGTAGAATTACTGATGAATTGCTTTGTATTAATGAAATCTATTATTGGGAGTGGAATCGCGCTAATATTTGGTTCATCAAAGGAGAAACACAAGATCTTTTAATTGATACTGGTTTAGGAGTAGCAAGTTTGCGCCAACATCTGGCTTCTCTTATTGATAAACCCCTCCTTGCTGTTGCCTCTCATGTTCATTTTGATCATGCAGGAGGGCTACATGAATTTGAAGATCGCGCCATTCATGAAGCAGAAGCAAAGGCTTTATGTTCGGGTGATAAAATTGCCACCCTCACTGATCCTTCCCTTCACTGGATTTTGGATGAACATTTTACCGAACTTCCTTATTCTGGATTTACAGCAAGCCAATATACATTTCGAGGAGTTGAAGCGACTCAAGTTTTGGAAAACGGAGATGTCATTGATTTGGGAAATCGTGCTTTTGAAGTGCTCCATTTACCAGGACATTCCCCTGGCGCGATCGCACTTTATGATCCTATTAAAAAAGAACTTTTTTCTGGAGATGTGGTTTACGATGGCGAGCTACTTGATCAACTGCCAGGGAGTGACCCGACCATTTATCAAGAAACCTACCGACGGTTACAAAAGGTTGCAGTAGAAGCAGTATTTCCTGGACATTATCGCTCTTTTGGAAAAGACCGCTTACAAGAATTAATTGCTGATTATTTAGAGGCAAAACGACAACCTGGTTGTCCTCATGAATTTAAAGATCAATCAACGTGA
- a CDS encoding Fur family transcriptional regulator, which yields MTAQRNRSQKQVLNLLQKLNSPLSAQQIYVELRQREQPLGLATVYRALDALKLEGAVQARTLPTGESLYESIEHDQHYLTCLNCGQSFPISECPVHDLEKDLETSHQFQVFYHSLEFFGLCQHCQTLKN from the coding sequence ATGACTGCCCAACGTAATCGTTCCCAAAAACAGGTTCTCAATCTCCTTCAAAAATTGAATTCTCCGCTTTCGGCTCAACAAATTTATGTGGAATTACGCCAACGGGAGCAACCCCTTGGTCTGGCGACAGTGTATCGCGCTCTTGATGCTCTAAAACTAGAAGGGGCGGTACAAGCCCGCACCCTTCCCACAGGAGAATCTTTATATGAATCGATCGAGCATGATCAACATTACCTGACTTGTCTCAACTGTGGTCAGTCCTTTCCCATTTCAGAATGTCCTGTGCATGACTTGGAAAAGGACTTAGAAACCTCCCATCAGTTTCAAGTGTTTTACCACAGCTTAGAGTTTTTTGGCTTATGTCAGCACTGTCAAACGCTTAAGAATTAG
- a CDS encoding ABC transporter substrate-binding protein has product MAGVTGGLLIHACNNQNQTESNTGTTSISLAGNIWIGFTPMFIAQEKGFFADRNIVVDFLGFDTTADSNAAFLADQVNAAAPISSELISLVAQDQNLRVVLIEDLSVGGDGILADNTIESIEDFRGKQIAVEKGTVSYFFLLQVLKDFGLSPSDVTFLNANPSAAAAAYQANNVDIAVTYAPYLQQANEARSNGRIIYDSSQKPTAITDLYIFDTEFIEENPQAVQSFVEGVFQGIDFLENNAEEGLEIAARKLQISPDALAADLKGIELPKAQRNLEMLGNPQSDIYLGKSLNNLAQLVAEQGEVQNIPTNIEQFLEPRFVEAAMNS; this is encoded by the coding sequence ATGGCTGGAGTAACTGGTGGATTATTGATTCATGCTTGTAATAACCAGAATCAAACCGAATCAAATACTGGGACTACGTCTATTTCCTTAGCAGGTAATATTTGGATTGGGTTTACGCCAATGTTTATTGCACAGGAAAAAGGTTTTTTTGCTGATAGGAACATAGTTGTAGATTTTTTGGGATTTGATACAACTGCGGATTCTAATGCTGCTTTTTTAGCGGATCAAGTCAATGCTGCTGCTCCAATTAGCTCAGAACTGATTTCTTTAGTAGCTCAAGATCAAAATCTTCGCGTTGTTCTCATTGAAGATTTGTCAGTGGGAGGTGATGGTATCCTCGCTGATAACACAATTGAAAGTATTGAAGACTTTAGAGGGAAACAAATTGCAGTTGAGAAAGGAACAGTCAGTTACTTTTTCTTGTTACAGGTTTTAAAAGACTTTGGTTTATCACCATCTGATGTGACATTTCTAAATGCTAATCCTTCTGCTGCTGCTGCAGCTTATCAAGCGAATAATGTTGATATTGCCGTTACCTATGCTCCTTATTTACAACAAGCTAATGAAGCCCGAAGCAATGGACGCATTATTTACGATTCGTCACAAAAACCCACTGCGATTACTGACCTCTATATTTTTGATACCGAATTTATCGAAGAAAATCCCCAAGCTGTTCAGAGTTTTGTAGAGGGAGTTTTTCAGGGGATCGACTTCTTAGAAAACAATGCCGAAGAAGGATTAGAAATTGCAGCACGAAAACTACAAATTTCCCCAGATGCTCTAGCTGCTGATTTAAAGGGAATTGAACTGCCCAAAGCACAAAGGAACTTAGAAATGCTTGGTAATCCTCAAAGTGATATTTATTTAGGGAAATCTTTAAATAACTTAGCCCAACTTGTTGCTGAGCAGGGTGAAGTGCAAAATATACCAACAAATATAGAACAATTTCTAGAACCTCGGTTTGTTGAAGCAGCCATGAATAGTTAA
- a CDS encoding response regulator has product MSDHELSNSSEFLATEQVTGQIHDSFQLLKDLSNRSGVLEVFRGDVNWIIYLKRGQIQFASMSVQSLEELDYHLHYLGCKKAREGLRTAKSVETTQHSLADMPLDSIIHWLGREEFLNAKQISQVTEKLSREALEPLLWLQEGEYSWQESESTEPLISIVPHPQLATLIEEFRDRLASWQKLVDKIGSPHQRPYFFNQRAVDSASNPNIAKLSKLMRGYSIHQLAIYIKQDEIKLARMLYPYIGRGEIFLREPKSAWRQLPTLPKLVKPETQNQISSRASAYEKTIKIACVDDSPTILREVQRLLGDDKYEITKIENPIEAAAILFRIQPDLVLMDISMPEINGYKLCSLLRNSNALSEVPIIMVTSRTGVIDKVRAKTVGATDYLTKPFTKASLLQVVEKHLS; this is encoded by the coding sequence ATGAGTGATCATGAACTTTCCAACTCATCTGAGTTCCTTGCCACAGAACAAGTAACGGGACAAATCCACGATTCTTTTCAGCTTTTGAAAGACTTATCGAATCGGAGTGGAGTCTTAGAAGTTTTCAGAGGAGATGTTAACTGGATTATTTATCTCAAAAGGGGTCAAATCCAGTTTGCTTCTATGTCAGTTCAATCTTTAGAAGAGTTAGATTATCATCTTCACTATCTTGGCTGCAAAAAAGCAAGAGAAGGCTTGAGAACAGCAAAATCTGTGGAAACAACACAACATTCCTTAGCAGATATGCCCCTAGACAGTATCATTCACTGGCTAGGAAGAGAGGAGTTTCTAAATGCGAAACAAATCTCTCAAGTCACTGAAAAATTGAGTCGAGAGGCTCTAGAACCTTTATTGTGGCTTCAAGAGGGTGAATATAGCTGGCAGGAAAGTGAATCGACAGAACCTTTAATCTCAATTGTACCGCATCCCCAGTTAGCAACTTTAATCGAAGAGTTTCGTGATCGTCTAGCGTCTTGGCAAAAACTCGTCGATAAAATTGGTTCTCCTCATCAACGTCCCTATTTTTTTAATCAGCGCGCGGTTGATAGTGCATCTAATCCTAACATAGCGAAACTTTCCAAACTAATGCGGGGATATAGCATCCACCAGTTAGCCATTTACATCAAACAAGATGAAATTAAGTTAGCTCGAATGCTTTATCCTTACATTGGGAGGGGAGAAATCTTTTTACGAGAGCCGAAATCTGCTTGGCGACAGCTTCCGACACTTCCTAAACTTGTGAAGCCAGAAACGCAAAATCAAATCAGTTCTCGGGCTAGTGCCTATGAGAAAACAATTAAAATTGCTTGCGTTGATGATAGCCCGACCATTTTGCGAGAAGTGCAGCGTTTATTGGGAGATGATAAATACGAGATTACAAAAATCGAAAACCCAATTGAAGCTGCTGCTATTTTGTTTCGGATTCAACCAGATTTAGTCTTGATGGATATTTCTATGCCGGAAATTAACGGTTATAAGCTGTGTAGTTTACTAAGAAATAGTAATGCTTTATCGGAAGTGCCAATTATTATGGTCACTAGCCGAACGGGAGTCATTGATAAAGTTAGAGCCAAAACTGTGGGAGCAACTGATTATCTAACGAAACCGTTTACGAAAGCGAGTCTCTTACAAGTGGTAGAAAAACATCTCAGTTGA
- a CDS encoding DMT family transporter, with product MEVKLKQPQTFFFPLILIAPFFLWGTAMVAMKGVIPNTTPLFLAGMRILPAGLLVLIAGIIFQRPQPRGWLAWGWISLFALVDGALFQGFLAEGLVRTGAGIGSVMIDTQPLTVALLSSLLFGDRVGKIGWIGLLLGIIGVSLIGLPDEWIWQGLQGNFENIKLSGSGLLASGEWLMLLASLSMAVGTILIRYVCHHADAVMATGWHMILGGIPLFVLSGMVETQQWQNITVDGWMAISYATIFGSAIAYGLFFYLASTRNLTSFAALTFLTPVFALLFGNLLLSEELSQLQWSGVGLTLISIYLINQRDRFGSVRSEKEFEMSQSVVTSKD from the coding sequence ATGGAAGTAAAACTCAAACAACCGCAAACGTTCTTTTTTCCTTTAATCCTCATTGCGCCCTTCTTTTTATGGGGAACTGCAATGGTCGCCATGAAAGGGGTGATTCCGAATACGACACCGTTATTTTTAGCAGGGATGCGGATTTTACCAGCAGGATTATTAGTTCTCATCGCAGGAATAATATTTCAGCGTCCACAACCGCGAGGATGGCTAGCATGGGGATGGATTAGTTTGTTTGCGCTGGTTGATGGGGCTTTATTTCAAGGGTTTTTAGCGGAAGGCTTAGTGCGAACGGGGGCGGGAATCGGTTCGGTGATGATTGATACGCAGCCGTTAACCGTAGCGTTACTGTCTAGTTTATTATTCGGCGATCGCGTGGGCAAAATTGGCTGGATTGGACTGTTGTTGGGAATAATCGGCGTGAGTTTAATCGGTTTACCCGATGAATGGATTTGGCAAGGATTACAAGGGAATTTTGAGAATATAAAATTAAGTGGATCGGGTTTATTGGCGAGTGGGGAATGGCTGATGCTATTAGCGTCGCTTTCAATGGCGGTCGGAACTATTTTGATTCGCTATGTTTGTCATCATGCTGATGCGGTTATGGCGACAGGATGGCACATGATTTTAGGCGGAATTCCGTTATTTGTGTTATCAGGAATGGTCGAGACGCAGCAATGGCAAAATATTACTGTTGATGGTTGGATGGCGATTAGTTACGCCACTATTTTTGGTAGCGCGATCGCCTATGGATTATTTTTTTATCTGGCTTCTACTCGTAATTTAACCAGCTTTGCTGCATTAACTTTTTTAACCCCCGTTTTTGCTTTATTATTTGGTAATTTATTATTATCAGAAGAGTTAAGTCAACTGCAATGGAGTGGCGTGGGGTTAACGTTGATTAGTATTTATTTAATTAATCAGCGCGATCGGTTTGGATCGGTAAGGAGTGAAAAAGAATTTGAAATGAGTCAATCTGTCGTCACCAGTAAAGATTAA